The nucleotide sequence CCGGGTTGTATATTTGTGTAATTCAATTGACTCTAGTCATTAATGGCCTTCTGGATCCATCAAGAATGTGACTGCTGGGCAAAGCAGCCAGAGCTCAGATCTACTGAAATTTTCGTtatatttagaggaaaaaaactgGCTGTGGATACAGCATAACTTGCAACAGGAGTATGACAATTCCCCTACCACCTCAGCTCCCTCTTGAgcagggctctgggaggctggCCTGGCCCCCAGGCTCCAGGTCTCTGTCTCTCCAGAACTGACACGAATCACCTTGGGTGGTCGCACCCATGGCCATTGTGCACGTGCGGCTTTCTGCCTGTTGACATTAGGGGATGTGCCCCCACCTTCCCTTTGTCTCTTCCTCCATTTAAGACACATTTGTTCTCACTGGCTTTTAACTGATTTTCAATCTATGTTCCTTGCTAGGGtgagttaactttttaaaaatgcagcttaCAAAGGGTTTCTGTGCCGCCCAATTAGCATTGTAAGAGACTCAGCTGTTTGGAAACATACAACTTAAACCAGATGAAACCACATTCTGCTAGTCACTGAGAGgctgaaaaaaaagcaaaaacaaaaacaaaaaacaaatcacaacAGGATTCCTAGGTATTAGCCTCTATTCCCTACGTGGACTTTTAAAATGTGCAGGCCTTCAGGTCCCTTAATTGGCAACTGAACAAAACCACCAAGCCCCATTCTCCTCTACACTTCCCAGTGTGGCACTCCAGAGGCGATAAAACTGACTTCCTGCCACTCACCTTCCCTTTACCACCCTCCAGCTGGTAAAAGCCCTGGTTGGCTTGGAGATGGGTGATCACCAAGCTGAGACAGGCGCTCAGTCTCtcactttcttttcccttcctccctcccttcagtCACTCCACCTCCATTCACTGCAAACTACCTCAGATGCAGTTGGAGGCACTTGCAGTTTTCTCTCCCCACCCGcaccccatccccatccccatgcTTCTTAAGGATGCTCTTGCGGTCCATCAGCTGATAGAAGAATCAGGATTTCACCCGACTTCTCTAGGGTCTTAATAATAGAAAATCTCAATAACATAAAAACAGAGTGTGAGTCACAAAAAgagatatttatttccttttcctaatggctctataaaataaatgattaaaatgataatgCCTGGAGCctgggtggtttttattttattcttactatAGAAGAAACCAAAAGGCTAAATTCACCAGAGATGACCTGCTAATGATACTGTATAACCCCCTGCATTCTGGCATCTGAGCTTTCACAAGTTCATCATTACattaataagattattttaataataataagaaatagaatatctAACTTTAGGCACAGATATTGTATCTCTGGTTCCCCCCCTTTAAATGTGTTTTGTAGCCTAATCCTTTTGcttaagagaaatagaaaagaaggttttgtttagttttttaagaagcCAAAGCCATAGAAGCAACTACAATCCCAAACATACTCATATTTCCAGtgcccaagaaaaaaaaaactgtgttttGATTATGTATCCAAAATGTGCACATCCTGATGCCATAGCCACCCAGGAATATGTCAGTCTAGTTTATGTAAACTGGCTTGAATTGAGGAGCTGCTAATTAAAATGAGCAATGGAAACACACTGCTGCTCCTGGGTGGATGTGTCAGACACAGATGGTCTTCGCGGTTGGCTCATGGGGGACCATGGACAGAGGAAAGCTGGAAACAGACTTGCTGGAAACTGTGGGGCAATAACCTGGGGATggttttaaattaaatgagagCTTGACAAGCAGGTGGAATccaaaaaatacaatgaaagttttGTGAAGTGCCCTCTTGTTTTTTCAAGTTAATGTTACAaagcaaaatgctattttaagGGTAAGCCAACAACACTCTAGGATGGAGCTTTTTAACAAAAGTAACATATCCAGTACAAGAAATTGTATGGCTTTCACTTGTTTGTTTCACTTAATTAAAGGCCATACCaagttttaaatacataaaagatgAATTTCTTATCTTGGAGATACTgaaattaccatttaaaaaatcatctataaAAAGTCCAGCTTTACTGTACATAAGTTTTGTTAATTATATAGCCTGTATAGTTTTGTGTCAGAGAGATTTCCTTAGATAAAATCATTTCTTAGTTGTTTCTTAACTTGAATAAGTCCAATTTATGGGTTTTAAGATTCAGAGCAAGACAAATGGAACAATAAATTTCTCAGGAAATTCTAAACACCCTTCTTCATACCCTGTCTTCGAGATAAAGCTAAACCTAAAATACCCAGTGTTGAGCtttgtcatttatatatttgtctGATGGCTCCAGAGGTAGTTTCCATGGTAAGCTCCCTGTGCACAAGAAGCAGGGTGAGTGGAATGTCCCCTTCCAATGAAGAACTTTTCACTGACAGTGATAAAGGCCAAGAACCTCCTTCACACAAATGATTGAAAAACAGAACACgaaggacatttttattttgttttgtttcctttgtgtgCTATGTGACTTCAGTGCAAATACCCATTTAATCAAGAATACAAAGACAGCCACCTTTGCTGGGTAAGGGATTTCTAGAGGCTACAGTGAACATATCtagttcttttactttttttgtggAGACATTCTCACAGGTTGTCATTTCATGCTTCTGTTGTGCATGATAGCCTCTTCTTGCAAAAGGGGAAAAGacttttccaaaggaaaatgtaAGAGTAAACTAAATAGGATCTAGCAAAACTTGAAGTGCTTTAAAAACTACAAGTTATCTATTGTCATTGATTTTAGAACTATAAAGActttagaaaagaatataaaggCCACTCTTGACTGGATCATTTCCTTTCATGATTTTATCCTCTTTGAGTTGATGAGATCAAATTGAACCTGTAGCTGTAAGCTAGCACatgctctctttttctctcacttttaaatcattcttttctAATACCTTCTATTACAATGGATTCTCCTCTTCTTTAGGTCCTTTTCATCCTCTCTACTAATTTCTTCAATTCTGGGTATATCACAGTCTACTTTCAAGTCTCTCCTTAAAGTTTGCCTCTTCTAGATAATCTATCCTGACTCAGGATGAGATAACAAGTGTGAGAATACATTGTAAACATtctcaaaagtataaaatataaagtgatatTTTCATATTACTATCATCATTGCATCATTATTGATGAGGGACTTGACTGTTTGATACTTTAGCTCTCTGAGAGACTATGATCCCTGTCTTGACCAAATATTAACAAATACTTCTCCAGAATGATTGGCTCATTGTTTAGCCAAAATTACTGTCAAGACTTGCTTTCATGATGTAACCTTTTTAAAATCCCAAAGTtgatctcagaaaaaataaaggtattaaaaaagaccttttataatgcttgggtcattttttaaaaaaataactggcTTGAACTGAAGTGTTGGTGGTCAGTTATAATTATGCACTGTGGGCAGGCCTATGTGAGGTACTGAGGTTTATATCATTGAATATGTTCCTAGGTTCAATCTACCCTGTTAGTGTCTATATGTGACATTAAATGTGACTTAGGGCCTGGACCTTTACTATGTAAATATCAACAAGAATTCCATGTTAAATTTCTATGTAGAAACTATTTCTACATCAGTCAAGCAAAGAAGTATAAACTAGAACcttaaaaattagacaaaaatatGAAGTTCAGCTGTGGACAAAGATTTGACCCCTCTCTCCCCCAAGCTGTGTTATTATGCTTATTCTGATAATTTACATATCAAGCCAAAACAGGTACACTTATTATACCACTGTAAGGCAATGGGAAAGaccagaaatatttaagaaactaataactagctaaaaattaaaaagttatttgctATGTATTTAGCAAATAGAGattgtgtatatttaattaaatacatttatttttaaattcaatgaaCCATTTTAtccctatatattttatatatatatatatatatatatacttaagcAACTAGATAGATATACAGGGAAAGGAAAACTTTCCCCTAGAGATTAAGAACAACAACCACGAAGTTAATATAAAGTCATTATTCTAAGAGACTGAAGGTAGAAACATTCAAATCTTTCCATTTGGCATTAAGCAACGAAATCTAAAGCCCATTTCAAAGATGGACTAAATTCCCAGCCTGAAAGTAATTGCTGTTCCTTGTCCTAAGTGTATATGTCATCAATACAACTAAGAAAGAATAGCAGCTAGGCCTGGACCACCATCAAGCAATTGATTATTGGCCATTAAAAGGGAAATGTTTACTTATTCACGGCAACTAGTTTGCAGAAGGAAAGGCAAGGAGATCTGATTTTAAATGCtgccttttcttcacatcctatGACCAATCAAGATTATCCACTTCTTCTTGGATGTGTCAAAAagcccatttttattttcctttcactaTTTTAACCAGAATACTGATAAAGAGGGGAGAGCAGTTGCTATGAGGCAAAGAAAAATGTCCTGGCAGTTGAGGGCCCTTCATCTATCAAGGGGAATTTGCAATGTTGCCTCTCTTCAATACTGTATAGATTTGCAGGATTTTGTAAAACACTTAACCAAAATGGAAGGATTTAAAAACAGAATGCAAGATATAAacacaatcattttttaaaaatcaagatgctttagttttatttcagaatttgctAGTCTTAAAATCTTAAGCATGCAGCAGTGACGATCATCTGGATAATACTTTTGAAAGGATGATTAGTGCTGAGAGCTTAAATATATTCACTGTATCACAGATGCCTAGAGATTAAAAACTCTTACTGGAATAGAGATTTACTACATCCAATCGCAAGGAAAAATACttatcaaattaaataataatattcataagCTATGTTGAGTTGCAAAATAAGTTCAAGTGTCCAGAACATAGAACTATTTGAAAATCTGGGAAGAATATCCCGCTAGATGTTAAACTGTCATTCTATGGATCTCCTGTGAATTGGAGGCAATTCATATGCATCTCAAATGTGTAAAAGACTTAAGAGTagtttgaatatctttttttgttgacgcattatcaaaataattttctcctcCCATGTCTTTGAGTTTATCTGATGTGAAGAGGCAATAGAGAAGCACCTTTCTCTAATAATTCTGACTCCCCACCCACTTTCCTGTATTTCATCAGAAGGCACTGTTTATATGGAACAACCTCCTGGAGTGCCAGGATCTAGCTCTTACAGAGAATTTAGATACATCCCCAGAGCACAGTTGAGAAGGTAGGACTGTGGCAAAGGGCTATGGCACAGGAGGAAATCCAAGATGAAGCAGGGAAGGGCAGCACTTTCTAGAGTCAGGTGGTATAGGGTTTCCCTTGGGAAATGTAAAACACAGACTGAGGTCCAGGAACACTGTTCCCAGGCCAGGGAAAGTGACGCTAGAAGTAATATTTGGAGCTAATCCCAGAGCAAAGGCCTCCCCAGTGCACAAGTGCTAGATGGGGGATATATCTCTACTTTGGGAGCCAAACACTAAGAGttaaagcaaatatttgataCTGAAGAGCTCTTAAGAACTGAAGAGCACCATTTACTTATTTCTACACATCAGTGTGGGCTTAGGATGTTAAATAGATTAAAAGGCTAAGAGAGGTCAGTCACTCAAGAAAAAGACTGTTCTTTTGCTTCTCCTGACTTGGTTCTCTTATCCAAAATTGTTATCTGCCCCACCTAACGCCTGTGGAGGATCCTTGGGACACTCAAAAGATGACACATCCTCTCCTAGAACAGCCTGGAGATGGAGGAGTCAGAGTCCTGGGGATGAGAATTCCAGAACCGGAGAGATGAGGGTGTCCTAAAGTCTCCTGTAAACGTCACAATGAAGATGGGTTTCAAAAAATTCCAGAGATATGAAATCATAAAACTGGTAAGGTCCTTAGTAATGACCACATCTATTCTCATCCGTttcagattggaaaaaaaaaaaaaaaaaaagcaggtggCTTAGAGTAGCGAGAGTAGAGCTAGCTGTGGGCAGAGCTAGGATGCGACCTGACTTCCAGGCCAGAGCTCCTTCTACCTGACACAGCCTCGCGCTTCAGGCCCGAATTCGGGAGTTGTCATCGCCTCCCTAAGACCGTCTTTGTCAGTGCCCTACCTCCGCTTCTCGCtcaggagatgggctggcagagGTTGCCAGGCATTGGACTGAAGCCAGAGGGAAGTCCATGACGCCTTGAGCCAGTCTTCGAACTGCCCACTCTCCAGGAGCTGAGGCGCGCTGCGCGCCGGTTTCCGGCCTCCGCCGCCCCCCGCCCACCCCCGGTTGCTGCACTGGCCCCGTCTGCAGAGAGGACAGCCAAGTCATTTcaatttaatcttatttaaaaagacataactAATAAATCTATTGCCGGGGCCGCGGAAAGACGGCCAGCAGAGTCGATCGTGCTCCCAATCCCATTGAACCCCATTGAAAACCATGACAACACCGGACAAGCTCCGATTTATCCCGGCGCGCTAAAGCGCATTGTGAGCAGGCGTCAATCACGCATTATTCCGGACTGAACAAATGCAAAATCTTGACTGGAACAAATGCTTCCAACAGGTCCGGGGCGTCGAGCTCCATTTCCCCTTTGTCCACGGCCTAGCAGTTGGCCTGTATTGGGGTTGCCTCCGCCCGACCACCCAGCGCGCAGCAGAGCTCCAAGTGCCTCGGGCACTCCTGCCGGGCGGCTGCTAGGGAGGGTGCGCAGGCGGCCGCGGCCGCTCGTCCCAGCCAGGTTCGAGTTCAGCCCTGGAGGAGCCCAGACCGCGGGTGCGGCCACCCAAGTGCTGCATCCCTTACTCAAATGTAACATGCAACCAAATACCCAAATCACTAGCTGAAGAAGTAGAGGCCTCTGAGAGGGCATTCGCTGAACTGAAGCGCGGCTAGGGCAGGGCCATGGGCCAACAAAGTGTATCCATGGCGTTGAGGCTATGGGGCCCAGGGGCACAAGTGGCACCAGAACGTTTGCCGACTCCAAGGAGGCCTCCAAGCCCTCATGGGCCGCCCTGAGAAACGCCGAGGCCCGTGAGCTTTAGAACCGACCTAAGCCCAGATTTGCAGAGTCTGGCCACTGAGTCCCGGCCTCACGATGGGCAACGGCGAGCAAGGATGGACCAACCAGGCCAGCACTCCAGATCTGAGTAGCTTGGTCGAATGCCCGCCTCTGTTTTGCTGGCCTGGGGAGATGCGGAGCTGGGGCTCCCAGGTTTGCTCCCAGCCCTTCCCCACCACCCCCGAAGCAGTCAGGTGATGTTGGGGCGTGGGAAGAATCCCGGTGACCTTTTTAACCCTGGGCCCAGATGCTGGCAGGACCAAGCTATTCTCTGCGCCCTCCTGGAACTTCTCGCCCCAATCCTTAGAGGTGCCCTAaccaaagagagaaagggagcgCGCCGGAGTTTAACGCCGCTTTGTAAATCACTTTCCGGATAATTGCGGGAAACTAACACTCCAGCAAACAAACTCGAGGAATAAAGCAAACAGGGAATAAATTCCTGGGTGCTCATAAACCCACCCATGTCGCCCCTACCCTTCCCGGTGCTCCCGCGGGGCCAGGCCCCAGATCGGCCTAGGAAGAGGAGGAAGCTGGGGCTGGGTCGGGCGGGTGGTGGCCACCGCTCGCCACCCAAGATGTTATTCACTAGCAACAATCCCCATTATCTGTCCCCACTTTGGGCTAATCAGACAGAATTTCTAATGCGGAAGGCTGCTTCCTGCTTTCTCTGGGAGGTAACCGGGCTCCGAGGGGCGGGGtactgggcggggcgggggcggaggtGGCACCTTCCGGGCTTGCCCCGACTTTGGTCCAGCGCTCATTCAGGTACTTAACACCCCGGAGACCCGGACCTCCGCTTTCAAAGCGGCCCGGGTGGGAAGAGCTGTTTATATAAACAGGGATTCCGCTGTAAATGCGCTAATATCCCGGCTGCCAGCGCATGGCGAGCGCGTCCCACGCCCACCCATAGGAGCGGCGTCCCCAGCCGCCCCTCGGttcccagcctgccctgcccccgcctccgcctccgcctccttcccctcctcggCCATGGCCACCTCTGGACGCCTCAGCTTCACCGTGCGCAGCCTCCTGGATTTACCGGAGCAGGAAGCGCAGCACCTGCCGAGGAGGGAGCCACAGCCACGCGCCCCCCAGCCTGACCCCTGCGCCGCCTGGTTGGAGTCGGAGCGCGGCCACTACCCCTGTGAGTGAGCAGAGGGCTGAGGTGGGGGGGTGAAGAGGGGAGCAGAATCAAGGGTCGGGACTACGTGGGGCTGGGAAGCTGAAATCCCAGCCCAGGGTCTGGATTTCTTCAGTTTTGGAACCAGAGGCTCTGTCCTCAAATCCCTATCCCATTCGTCCAAGTCAGCACATTCTGAGAGCAGATTTCTGCGCCGGGCGCCCGAGATTTGGGTTTTTGTGTTTGGGGATTCCTAGGGGTcggaatatttaaatatataaaacatccGCCTTACACACCTGAAAATGGCCACGTTCTGCAGGCCTCAGTCTGGGATGGCCACTATTGGAGAGTTTACCGCACTCCCACACCCGCACCGTGCAGGGCTTTGCAAACCTTGGCAGACTGTAGTGCAGTGGATGTGGAGGTGGCCAGTGTTGGCGACCCAGCTTGTGGCAAATTGGTCGGCCAGCGCAGCCACCAGTGCTGATATTTTAAGGGGCCCTGGGTGAATTTCTTCGGGACACAATCTCAGGCCCGGTGATTATTGTTGTGGTATGAATGGGGTCACTGAATTCGGAGAGGTGGGTGTCCAGATGTGGACTCAGGGAAAGGAAATGGCCTCGCCCTGAAAGCCGTGTGCAAGTGGGGGGGCGCCCTCCGTCCAGCAGCTCAACACCCCCGCGAGAAGGGCAGCAGGCGCCCGGAGGGTCCGGCGTCTCACCAGTCCATGTCTCCTTTGCTGTCCCTAGCCTCGGAcgagagcagcccggagaccagcacgCCAGACTCGTCGCAGCGGCAGTCGGCTCGGTCCACGTCTCCCGGCTCGGAcgtggagaagaggaagaagcgGCGCGTGCTGTTTTCCAAGGCGCAGACTCTGGAGCTGGAGCGGCGCTTCCGGCAGCAGCGGTACCTGTCCGCGCCCGAGCGCGAGCAGCTGGCCCGCCTGCTGCGCCTCACGCCCACGCAGGTCAAGATCTGGTTCCAGAACCATCGCTACAAGCTGAAACGCGCGCGCGCGCCTGGGGCCGCGGAGTCGCCAGACCTGGCTGTCGCGGCCGAGCTGCACGGCGCGCCCAGCCTGCTGCGTCGCGTAGTGGTGCCCGTGCTGGTGCGCGACGGGCAGCCGTGCAGCGGCAGCGGCGAGGCAGGCACCGCCGCGGCCCAGGACGAGTGCGGCGCCCCCCCAGCCGCCGCCTGCCCTCTGCCAGGCTACACCGCCTTCGGGCCCGGCTCGGCGCTCGGCCTCTTCCCCACCTACCAGCACTTGGCGCCCCCGACCCTGGTCTCCTGGAACTGGTGAGGCCACCGCGGGGAACCTGGGGCTACCCTGGACTTGGGAGCGCGCTCTGAGGCTGGAGCAGGGCTGGAACCAAAAACCTGGAACGCTCCCGGGCCGCCTTCCTGCAGCCTCATGTCCTTCAGCACCAGGTTCCCCTGGCCCGCCCTCGCCAGCCGTCGCGGAAACAACACGCAGGGAACTTTTGCAAAGATGCCCCCCACCACTTCCCTCGACCGCCAACCCCAGAGCTAGGTTTTATTGCTTGAGccttatttgtatattttaaaatagctatttgTATGGGAAgcaacttattttaaaagaagtagagtatttttcttctttgtgttgcCGAGAATAAAATGTGTAGGGTTGGGTCCGATGCGCGCCTGCCGGGAACGTAGGTGGGAGCCATGCTCCCCGGACGGGAGTTCCGAGAGTCCCCTGGCTCCTTGGCCGGCTGAGTTAGCGCCCATCCGGGGTTGGGTCGAAGGGCAGATTGCAGTCCCGACCTGGCTTTAGGAAGATACTGGGTTTGTGGGGTgggagcaggaaggaaagaagaggaggaagctaGGAGGAAGCTGGGACCCTGTCAACGGGAGGTGGCCCCAGAGTGACTCAGAGGCTCCTATGGGCTTCCAGAGCTGCTGGCGTTTCAAACACCAAAAGTCAGCCCTGTGGGCCACGACAGGGTATAACGAACTTCTCCGGACACGGGCCAGCGAGGCTAGGTGCCAGAGCAGCCGAGGCCTGGCCTCAAGCTGTTAGTTTCCAGAGCGCAAGAACCCAGTGCTTGGGGACCTGAAGAGCACAGGGGAAGTTGTaacgcccccctgccccccccattGGCCACGGAGTGCCTCATTTGTCTGTGGATTCCCGCCTTCTCCTGGTGTGGTACCTGGCCAGGGTGGGATGGCATACGGGTGGCATAGTGAAGAAATCAAAGGGTGACAGAACGACCGGCGCAAGGCTCTAGGTCCTTCGGGCCGCCCTGGGAAGATGAGGGAGGGCCGCCTTGGAGAGAGTGGGTTTGGTGGCTCAACGCTGGGGCAGAATTCGCTGGTTGGCCTCATTTCACCTGCACTAATGAATCTAGTGAAGGGGATCTAGGAGATTTAGTGTCCCACCCCCTTGGGTTTGTAAGTATCCTTCTCCACATCTGGAGCGGGTGGGGTTTCATATGCGGGCAGCCACTTTTTCGGAGAAGTAAGGACCTCGCTCCCCGGCGCCCACTGCAGGAAGGTTTCAGGCATCAGGTCCATCCCGGAAGGGAGCAACTTCCCTGATGAAGTCTGTAAGGAGTAGCCTTTGGGTCTGTTAGGGGCTCCAGCTATCTTGtccaaggaggaggaagggaaagaagggtgGCTGAGGCAGTGTTATCACCTGGGAtttggggggatggggagagaaaaagagaggagagcaGGGGGGAAGGGAGCGGGTGTTTGGGTCTCAGCTGCTGGCCACCTTGCCTTCCATATGGATGTGGCTATCTTAGAAGAATCTCGATCTTAAACCTCCTTTTGTCTTGGGAACTGAAAAGGGCATTGTCAGGCCTGAAAAGGACCTAGACAAAATCCGCACTGTTTCGATTCAGGACTCTGTTTAATCAGTCCCTGGTGACAATGTAGTGGGTGTTAGGCAGGACAATAGTATCTTTTTAAACCTTGTGGCCTTCAGGAAGACAAAGGGCTTGAATTTTATGGGCTTACAACTTCAATTAGAGCAGTGCCAGTGTGCATGGGAGATTATCAAATTTGTATCATAAAACCCCTTTCTAATAAATGATTGCTGGGGAGGGAGCCTGAACATTGTCAGACATATATTGGGACCTGCCAAGGGGCTTCCCAGTTAGCCCTGGCAGAGCAGATGGGAAAGCAAAGGGGGAAAGGATTTCTGAAGAAGGCTGGGTTAGGACTTGCCTCTGTGGTAGGCTGGCTGAGTGCTTGCCTCTTTCATGCTCTTCCTCCAGAAGGGCTGTTTTCTCCAAGAATGGGGGTAAAGATTCCTAGCTACTGGTGGTGACAAAGACCTCCTGAATATTCTTggggataaaattaaaaagcaatcacTACCTTGACTTTTTTCCCTAGCACTCCAGGGAAATGGTCTTGGAGTATGCAGTGCAGAAGGCCTATTAAATCTGAGGCCCATAGGACTAAGGGATTTAGACCATGGAGAGACCCTCTTTCCAGGAGGCTCTTTGGGAAAGCATATCCTCAGTCAAACTCATCCCAGTCCTAAATGGTGAGCCAGGAGGTCTACCCACTAATACACATTGAGCTGCTTGCCAGGGAGGTGGTCAGAGCCACAGCGGCATGGCCACCCAGCAGGCCTGCTTGTGtgctgggcaggaggagggcagcaGGAGCCGTAATGTATAAACTGTTACCTGTGTCCTTCCACTCCTTTCCTTTAGGTTGCTGAGGTCCTTcctttagagaagaaaaatcataggGGAGAGTTAAAAATGCACTCTCATCACAACCAACACATTTTAGAGACCCAGGCTAtcggttttttttttctgttcacacCTGTGATAAGCTGAAAAAGATGAATGCCAATTTCCTTTGCATCCTAAAAGATCAGTTCTTCCAAGTTCTGACAAAAGCTGAACCCAAGGCCTCTCTCCCAGCAGCCATGAGAACAGTTAGGGTCTCCCTCCCAGATGAAAGTACTTCAGACCTGTCCCCTATCATCAACATCACCAGGCAGATTCACACCCAGCAAACTTTTATTGAAACTTATTGTGTTCTAGGCATTTTTCCAGGTACTTTCACAGTTGACCTCACAGAAACCTCATACATTGTATATATAGTACCCCCATTTTATATAGAtaataaactgaggctcagtgggTGGGGGTGACTTGCCCAGTGCAGTTCTAAACCTCAAAGAACATTACCATTGTCCTCAGCTTACCACATATTTAGCCACCCTACAAGCTTCCCTTGGGGGGACAATTGTAATCTTGATGAGATGTCTACACAGTACACGATCCTTACAAGCTATCTTATGGATAGTCTGGAAGGATGAGAAAGCACACCAAAAGCACTCTACAGAGCTCAGGGTCACTCACAGAGGCTGATTACATATCAGAGTAGTTGCTAACATCTACTGATGTTTCTTAGGTACCAGGCAGTATTCTAAGATCTTTTCCTCATATTAACTCATTCAATTCTCACTACAGCTCCACAAGATAGTGCTAGTAGTCTcactttatggatgaggaaagcGAAGGCCAGAGAGGTTTTAAGtcacttgtccagggtcacaccgCTGGTAAGCAGTAGAGGGGATCTGAACCCAAGCTGTCTAGCTCTAGATCTTTTCCACCTTTAACCACATGGTGGGAATTACCTCCCattcttagttttaatttctccCAATTGACAGTCTTAGTCACCTTCCTCACAGGTGCATCTCTAAAGACACATTCTTAAGCAGCTTATCTGTCTATCTCTCTGTCTTCCCACATCTACCAGACCCCCAGTTTTGGACGCAGCCTCTGTATTTCCCCTAAGTCTGTTTGTAAGCATTCTTGTTTAGCTGTTAATGAAACAGCTCTTGTCCTCAGGTCACAATATTCTCCTGTGACTACCATTCCACCATTCTTCTTCCAGAAAAACATCTACTGCAGCTGTCTTCACACCCATTGTCCACTCAGCCGTTCAGTAGAATCATTGCTGATTCTGATAAGCTCCCCTAAGCTCTCCCAGATCCCCAGGCTCAGATCCCTGTGGAACTTTATGATTTTGGCTGTCCTAGACCTTCCCCCAGTCATCTTTTTCCTCCCTAggcctccagttttgttttgttttattctgttttgtttttgagtccgagtctcattgtgttgcctgggctggagtgcagtggtgtcatcatagttca is from Microcebus murinus isolate Inina chromosome 6, M.murinus_Inina_mat1.0, whole genome shotgun sequence and encodes:
- the NKX2-8 gene encoding homeobox protein Nkx-2.8, which translates into the protein MATSGRLSFTVRSLLDLPEQEAQHLPRREPQPRAPQPDPCAAWLESERGHYPSSDESSPETSTPDSSQRQSARSTSPGSDVEKRKKRRVLFSKAQTLELERRFRQQRYLSAPEREQLARLLRLTPTQVKIWFQNHRYKLKRARAPGAAESPDLAVAAELHGAPSLLRRVVVPVLVRDGQPCSGSGEAGTAAAQDECGAPPAAACPLPGYTAFGPGSALGLFPTYQHLAPPTLVSWNW